The proteins below come from a single Triticum aestivum cultivar Chinese Spring chromosome 5D, IWGSC CS RefSeq v2.1, whole genome shotgun sequence genomic window:
- the LOC123123984 gene encoding membrane protein PM19L gives MAGVGRNMVAPLLVLNLIMYLIVIGFASWNLNHFINGLTNRPGVGGNGATFYFLVFAILAGVVGAASKLAGVHHVRTWRGDSLATSASSSLVAWAITALAFGLACKEIHIGGYRGWRLRVLEAFVIILAFTQLLYVLALHSGLFGNQLGGNHAGGYPAEHAYGAGGDPHNKGMGTGGVARV, from the coding sequence ATGGCGGGCGTGGGTCGTAACATGGTGGCGCCGCTGCTGGTGCTGAACCTCATCATGTACCTCATTGTCATCGGCTTCGCAAGCTGGAACCTCAACCACTTCATCAACGGCCTCACCAACCGCCCCGGCGTCGGCGGCAACGGAGCCACCTTCTACTTCCTCGTCTTTGCCATCCTCgcgggcgtcgtcggcgccgcatCCAAGCTCGCCGGCGTGCACCACGTCCGCACATGGCGCGGCGACAGCCTCGCCACCTCCGCCTCGTCCTCGCTCGTGGCATGGGCCATCACCGCCTTGGCGTTCGGGCTGGCGTGCAAGGAGATCCACATCGGCGGGTACCGCGGGTGGCGCCTCAGGGTGCTGGAGGCGTTCGTCATTATCCTGGCCTTCACGCAGCTGCTTTACGTGCTGGCGCTGCACTCCGGCCTCTTCGGGAACCAGTTGGGTGGCAACCATGCTGGCGGGTACCCGGCGGAGCATGCGTACGGCGCAGGCGGCGACCCGCACAACAAGGGCATGGGCACCGGCGGCGTAGCCAGGGTCTGA